A portion of the Paenibacillus sp. PvR098 genome contains these proteins:
- a CDS encoding Asp23/Gls24 family envelope stress response protein yields the protein MSTLAADYEKTEMGTIQIAPEVIEIIAGMATVEVPGVAGMSGGLAGGIAELLGRKNVSKGVKVEVGQREAAIDVSIVIEFGTKIPEVASGVQNNVKQAIESMTGLSVVQVNVHIHDVIFKGADKVEEVETSPQRVK from the coding sequence ATGAGTACACTGGCTGCGGATTATGAGAAGACCGAGATGGGCACGATTCAAATCGCCCCCGAGGTGATTGAGATCATTGCCGGAATGGCTACCGTAGAAGTTCCCGGTGTTGCCGGGATGAGCGGCGGATTAGCCGGCGGTATCGCTGAGCTTCTCGGACGGAAGAACGTATCCAAAGGCGTAAAGGTCGAAGTGGGGCAGCGCGAAGCGGCCATCGACGTGTCCATTGTTATCGAATTCGGGACGAAGATTCCCGAGGTGGCAAGCGGAGTTCAGAATAATGTGAAGCAAGCGATTGAGTCGATGACAGGACTTAGCGTGGTGCAGGTCAACGTTCATATTCATGACGTCATTTTCAAGGGCGCGGACAAAGTCGAAGAGGTCGAGACGTCTCCGCAACGCGTGAAATAA
- the nusB gene encoding transcription antitermination factor NusB has translation MRRRLARELALQSLYQIAMNEVTSGDAIAHVVEEARGDDEAQLTRERDQISPVDVLELVEGTTQNKQQIDSLLEDYLKGWQMDRLSKVDREILRLATYEMVYKEGVPPKVVVNEAIEMAKNFGTEESGKFVNGVLGKMFKDLEKLREKTPKV, from the coding sequence ATGAGACGAAGATTGGCAAGGGAGCTTGCGCTGCAAAGTCTGTATCAAATTGCGATGAACGAAGTCACATCCGGTGACGCCATCGCTCACGTAGTTGAAGAGGCAAGAGGTGACGATGAAGCGCAGCTGACACGGGAGCGCGATCAAATATCGCCTGTGGACGTGCTGGAGCTTGTGGAAGGCACAACGCAGAATAAGCAGCAAATCGACAGCTTGCTGGAGGATTATTTAAAAGGTTGGCAAATGGACAGGCTGTCGAAAGTGGACCGTGAAATATTGAGGTTAGCCACGTACGAGATGGTATACAAAGAGGGAGTGCCGCCGAAGGTGGTCGTGAACGAGGCAATCGAGATGGCCAAGAATTTCGGGACGGAGGAATCAGGGAAATTCGTCAACGGTGTGCTCGGTAAGATGTTCAAGGATTTGGAGAAGCTGAGAGAGAAGACGCCGAAAGTCTGA
- a CDS encoding DUF2273 domain-containing protein encodes MWMQIWEQLWERHRGKTVGVLAGGVVGLIYLFFGLWRMLIFVLIVYTGYYIGKKLDRNEPMFPAENTWRWLMDKWRLFR; translated from the coding sequence ATGTGGATGCAAATTTGGGAACAACTATGGGAAAGGCACAGGGGCAAAACCGTCGGGGTACTTGCCGGCGGCGTCGTAGGGCTGATATATTTGTTCTTTGGCTTGTGGCGTATGTTAATCTTTGTCCTGATCGTATATACTGGATATTATATAGGGAAAAAGTTGGACCGGAACGAGCCGATGTTTCCCGCAGAAAACACTTGGCGCTGGCTAATGGACAAATGGAGATTGTTCCGCTAA
- the xseA gene encoding exodeoxyribonuclease VII large subunit, whose product MKDKQVYSIKDLNRLVKMLLEGNDRLQDVWVKGEISNFTHHSSGHMYFTLKDADSRLKSIMFASYNQKLAFIPREGTKVLACGNISVYERDGQYQFYVTQMQPDGIGSLFLAFEQLKKKLEMEGLFAPARKKPIPKFPRAIGVITSPTGAAVRDIITTVQRRHPTVPILLYPVLVQGKQAAPSIVKAIREMNAMNEVDVLIVGRGGGSLEELWAFNEEIVARAISDSVLPIISAVGHETDFTIADFAADLRAATPTAAAELAVPHHLELMQQIGYYKQQLYGGLAKQLERGKEKLKRLQRSPYLTNPRRQLLLQPAERLDRIQEQLGYKIRSRVTKSGERLMRSERKLASFNPKEQIVYTRKRLDASTRQLRQSMQGVLKGKQQELIAGMRQLDALSPLKIMQRGYGLVYDEKEKHLIKSIDQVQIGDILKLRLTDGRIDCHVWSMEEKVDDKSGSDA is encoded by the coding sequence ATGAAGGATAAACAAGTATATTCGATTAAAGACTTGAACCGACTTGTCAAAATGCTGCTGGAAGGCAATGACCGCCTGCAGGATGTATGGGTGAAGGGCGAAATATCCAACTTTACGCATCATTCCAGCGGACATATGTATTTTACGTTAAAGGATGCGGATAGCCGGTTAAAAAGTATTATGTTCGCTTCTTACAATCAGAAGCTTGCTTTTATACCGAGGGAAGGCACCAAAGTGCTGGCATGCGGCAATATTTCGGTTTACGAACGGGACGGCCAGTATCAATTCTACGTGACGCAGATGCAGCCCGACGGAATCGGGAGCTTATTTTTGGCTTTTGAGCAGCTAAAGAAGAAGCTCGAAATGGAAGGACTCTTTGCTCCGGCCCGGAAGAAGCCAATCCCTAAGTTTCCACGAGCGATCGGCGTGATCACATCACCGACCGGGGCTGCGGTGCGCGATATCATTACCACGGTGCAGCGCCGTCACCCGACAGTGCCTATCCTCTTATATCCTGTGTTGGTACAGGGGAAGCAGGCAGCTCCTTCCATCGTGAAAGCAATCCGAGAAATGAATGCGATGAACGAAGTGGACGTACTGATTGTCGGTCGCGGAGGGGGTTCATTAGAGGAACTCTGGGCGTTTAATGAGGAAATCGTAGCACGGGCCATTTCTGACTCGGTGCTGCCGATCATCTCTGCCGTAGGGCACGAAACGGACTTCACGATCGCTGATTTCGCAGCTGACCTTCGGGCAGCTACGCCTACGGCCGCCGCTGAGCTTGCTGTTCCGCATCATTTGGAGCTTATGCAGCAGATCGGTTATTACAAGCAGCAGCTTTACGGGGGGCTGGCCAAACAGCTCGAACGCGGCAAAGAGAAGCTTAAACGGCTGCAGCGTTCGCCCTATTTGACGAACCCCAGACGGCAGCTGCTGCTTCAGCCGGCCGAGAGGCTCGACCGGATTCAGGAGCAGCTCGGTTACAAGATACGGAGCCGGGTGACGAAGTCGGGGGAGCGACTGATGCGTTCTGAACGCAAGCTTGCCTCATTCAACCCTAAGGAGCAAATTGTTTATACACGAAAGCGGCTGGACGCCTCTACCCGGCAGCTGCGGCAATCGATGCAGGGTGTGCTGAAAGGGAAGCAACAGGAGCTCATAGCGGGCATGCGGCAGCTCGACGCCCTGAGTCCTCTGAAAATCATGCAGCGCGGCTACGGCTTAGTATATGACGAGAAGGAAAAGCATTTGATTAAATCGATCGACCAAGTTCAAATCGGGGATATTTTGAAGCTGAGGCTGACGGATGGCCGTATCGATTGTCATGTTTGGTCAATGGAGGAGAAAGTCGATGACAAATCAGGAAGCGATGCCTAG
- a CDS encoding polyprenyl synthetase family protein, with the protein MIEPLTGVDTYIKEKALLIEQELKTSIPSQWNIPEPLREAMMYSLMAGGKRLRPILVLTAAESLKGDCMAAMPAALAVEMIHTYSLIHDDLPAMDNDDFRRGKPTNHKVYGEAMAILAGDALLTHAFHTIVQSARTHGVSGEIIADIVEDLSRLSGAPGMVGGQAADMLGEQGVTQLEELEYIHLHKTSDLIVFSLKAGGRIAEASEKQLAALEYFGTCIGLAFQIQDDILDLTGDEQKLGKPVQSDVKQQKVTYPYFIGIEASEAKVKELTREAKQSILNAGFPNPERLLQLADFLMKRDH; encoded by the coding sequence ATGATTGAACCGTTAACCGGGGTAGACACATATATTAAAGAAAAGGCACTCCTGATCGAGCAGGAGCTGAAGACATCGATACCTTCACAATGGAATATCCCAGAGCCTTTACGCGAAGCGATGATGTACTCCTTGATGGCTGGCGGCAAAAGACTCCGTCCGATCCTTGTGCTAACGGCTGCAGAATCGCTTAAAGGCGATTGCATGGCAGCAATGCCTGCTGCTTTGGCTGTTGAGATGATCCATACGTATTCGCTTATACACGATGATTTGCCTGCCATGGACAATGATGATTTCCGCCGCGGCAAACCGACGAATCACAAAGTGTACGGCGAAGCTATGGCTATTCTGGCAGGGGATGCGCTGCTGACCCATGCTTTTCATACGATTGTTCAATCGGCAAGAACACATGGGGTTTCTGGAGAGATTATCGCGGATATCGTGGAGGATCTTTCGCGTTTGTCCGGTGCTCCGGGCATGGTGGGAGGTCAAGCTGCAGACATGCTGGGAGAGCAAGGCGTAACTCAGCTGGAGGAGCTTGAATACATCCATCTGCATAAAACGAGCGACCTGATTGTGTTTTCTTTGAAAGCAGGCGGTCGAATCGCTGAAGCCAGCGAAAAACAGCTTGCCGCACTTGAATATTTCGGCACTTGCATCGGTCTCGCTTTTCAAATTCAAGACGACATTCTGGATTTGACAGGGGACGAGCAGAAGCTGGGTAAACCGGTGCAGAGCGATGTGAAGCAGCAAAAGGTGACTTATCCTTATTTCATTGGGATCGAAGCCTCCGAGGCCAAGGTGAAGGAACTGACCCGGGAAGCGAAGCAGTCGATCCTGAACGCGGGCTTTCCGAATCCGGAGAGGCTTCTACAGCTTGCCGACTTCTTGATGAAGCGGGATCACTAA
- the xseB gene encoding exodeoxyribonuclease VII small subunit yields MTNQEAMPSFEQAMDQLERIVAQLESGDVPLEQAIELFQEGMKLSQLCSSKLEQVERKIEVLLEQEGGMVKKPFQADEGDKGDTR; encoded by the coding sequence ATGACAAATCAGGAAGCGATGCCTAGCTTTGAGCAAGCCATGGATCAGCTGGAGCGTATTGTGGCTCAGCTAGAGAGCGGCGACGTTCCGCTCGAACAAGCGATCGAGCTGTTCCAGGAGGGGATGAAGCTGTCGCAATTGTGCAGCAGCAAGCTGGAGCAGGTGGAAAGAAAAATCGAAGTACTGCTTGAGCAGGAAGGCGGCATGGTCAAAAAGCCGTTTCAAGCAGACGAAGGCGATAAAGGGGACACCCGATGA
- the folD gene encoding bifunctional methylenetetrahydrofolate dehydrogenase/methenyltetrahydrofolate cyclohydrolase FolD yields MSAQVINGKEIVSAYRAQIKEQVEQLTQQGVRPGLAVVIVGDDPASHVYVRNKAKACEEAGMHSEVYTLPEQTPEAEVIGLISKLNEDSAIHGILVQSPLPKHISEERVVEVIAVEKDVDCFHPVNVGNLMIGKEGPAPCTPAGVIEILKKIGVDIAGKHAVVVGRSNIVGKPMAILFLRENATVTVCHSRTKNMEEITRQADILVAAVGKAKMINRKHVKPGAVVIDVGINRLDTGKLAGDVDFDDVLDTASYVTPVPGCVGPMTITMLLRNTLEAAQRAAGAHMAL; encoded by the coding sequence ATGTCCGCACAAGTGATAAATGGCAAAGAGATCGTGAGCGCTTATCGCGCCCAAATCAAAGAGCAGGTTGAACAGCTTACGCAGCAGGGCGTTCGTCCGGGGCTGGCCGTGGTCATCGTTGGAGACGACCCTGCTTCTCACGTATATGTTCGTAATAAAGCAAAGGCCTGCGAAGAAGCGGGAATGCACTCCGAGGTGTACACGCTCCCCGAACAGACGCCAGAGGCTGAAGTGATTGGCTTGATTTCCAAACTGAACGAGGATTCCGCTATTCACGGTATTCTTGTACAGTCACCTTTGCCGAAGCACATTTCGGAAGAACGTGTAGTGGAAGTAATCGCCGTGGAGAAGGACGTCGACTGCTTTCATCCGGTCAATGTTGGCAATCTTATGATTGGCAAAGAAGGACCGGCTCCTTGTACGCCCGCTGGCGTCATCGAGATTTTGAAGAAAATCGGCGTAGACATCGCCGGCAAGCATGCCGTCGTCGTCGGCCGCAGTAATATCGTCGGCAAGCCGATGGCGATTCTATTTCTGCGAGAGAACGCTACGGTCACGGTATGTCACTCGCGGACGAAGAACATGGAGGAGATTACGCGTCAAGCGGATATACTCGTTGCGGCAGTTGGCAAAGCTAAAATGATCAACCGCAAACACGTCAAACCGGGTGCGGTAGTGATTGATGTGGGCATAAACCGTCTCGATACCGGGAAGCTTGCGGGAGACGTTGATTTCGATGATGTGCTGGATACGGCAAGCTACGTGACGCCGGTTCCAGGCTGCGTGGGTCCCATGACCATTACCATGCTTCTTCGAAATACGCTTGAAGCGGCACAGCGGGCAGCAGGCGCGCACATGGCTTTGTGA
- the amaP gene encoding alkaline shock response membrane anchor protein AmaP, with product MVKVLDRLLLLLFSCAILIASIVLLFSAFGLISTDAAENFVHDVYYDLDTAVIFISITFAVALISIRFLYLAVRRGKSDVPSIDQRTEFGDIRISLDTVENLSLKAAGRTRGVKDLRSRVKVNQSGLEIVIRAIVDGESSIPALTEEIQGHVKNHIEDITGIPVAHVTVFIANIQQSSPTFKSRVE from the coding sequence GTGGTAAAAGTACTCGATAGACTGCTGCTGCTGCTTTTTAGCTGCGCGATACTGATTGCATCCATTGTCCTCTTGTTCTCAGCATTCGGACTCATTTCCACAGATGCTGCAGAGAATTTTGTCCATGACGTATATTATGATTTGGACACAGCGGTCATATTCATCTCGATTACATTTGCGGTTGCTCTCATTAGTATCCGTTTCCTCTATTTGGCTGTAAGAAGGGGCAAGTCGGATGTGCCTTCGATTGATCAGCGCACGGAATTTGGTGATATTCGTATATCCTTGGACACGGTTGAGAACCTGTCGCTCAAAGCAGCAGGCCGTACCCGGGGTGTGAAGGATTTGCGTTCCCGGGTCAAAGTGAATCAATCGGGGCTTGAGATCGTGATCCGCGCCATCGTTGACGGCGAAAGTTCGATTCCAGCGCTAACAGAAGAAATTCAAGGCCATGTCAAGAATCATATTGAAGACATTACGGGTATTCCGGTCGCCCATGTGACCGTATTTATAGCGAATATCCAGCAATCGTCCCCCACCTTCAAAAGTCGAGTGGAATAG